In Cyanobacteriota bacterium, one DNA window encodes the following:
- a CDS encoding chorismate-binding protein, with the protein MLNFNQFQELANKQAMVSNWTELVADLDTPVSIYSKLHKNSKDAFLFESVIGGEKIGRYSFIGYKALEIIKTYEGDPYQRLSDRLTEINLNGLETNPALPFFHQGFVGYFSFETIRYIEPSLSMQQSQYPESYLILVGSMVVFDRVTQKIYLIANTLVDHKQGLAKQYQESLANLAELQATINDKIDLPRLDIDLESYSTRHPSANGFESNTGEDVYKAMVETAKEHIIEGDIFQVVPSHKLIKQCSIDPLKAYRILRTVNPSPYLFLYNLDLDDLGSVSLVGSSPEMIVKSSYNTSGKLEAEIRPIAGTYKRGKTLEEDQQLADQLLNDPKEVAEHVMLMDLARNDLGRVCQSGSIKVAQNMIVEKYSHVLHIVSSVIGELKSELGYKSGVELFRACFPAGTLSGAPKVEAIKIIAKLEKEARGPYGGGIGYFGLDGLVDVAIIIRTMIIENNKITLQAGGGVVADSLPESELQETYNKAGALIKVVELAS; encoded by the coding sequence GTGCTTAATTTCAATCAATTCCAAGAACTGGCTAATAAGCAAGCCATGGTCAGCAATTGGACTGAGCTTGTCGCTGACTTAGATACACCAGTATCAATCTACTCCAAACTTCACAAGAATTCCAAAGATGCCTTTTTATTTGAATCAGTAATTGGCGGCGAAAAAATTGGACGCTATAGCTTTATTGGCTACAAAGCTCTTGAAATCATCAAGACTTACGAGGGTGATCCTTATCAGAGACTTAGTGATCGCCTAACTGAAATCAACCTCAATGGTTTGGAAACAAATCCGGCATTACCATTTTTCCATCAAGGCTTTGTTGGGTATTTTTCTTTTGAAACTATTAGATATATTGAACCGAGTCTCTCAATGCAACAATCGCAATATCCAGAAAGCTACCTTATTTTGGTTGGCTCAATGGTGGTTTTTGATAGAGTAACTCAAAAAATATACCTCATCGCCAATACTCTTGTTGACCACAAGCAAGGACTTGCAAAACAATATCAAGAGAGTCTCGCTAACTTAGCAGAGCTGCAAGCAACAATCAACGACAAGATTGATCTACCAAGACTTGATATTGACCTAGAGAGCTACAGTACTAGGCACCCATCGGCCAATGGTTTTGAAAGCAACACTGGCGAGGATGTATACAAGGCAATGGTAGAAACTGCCAAAGAACATATTATAGAAGGTGATATTTTTCAGGTTGTTCCGTCCCATAAATTAATTAAACAGTGTTCAATTGACCCGCTTAAGGCTTATAGAATTTTGCGCACGGTCAATCCTTCTCCATATCTTTTCTTATACAATCTAGATCTTGATGATCTTGGTTCTGTATCTCTGGTTGGTTCGTCGCCTGAAATGATAGTGAAGTCTAGTTACAATACAAGTGGGAAGTTAGAAGCAGAGATCAGACCAATTGCTGGAACATACAAGAGAGGCAAAACCTTAGAAGAAGATCAACAACTTGCAGACCAACTATTAAACGACCCCAAAGAAGTTGCTGAGCATGTGATGCTAATGGACTTAGCTAGAAATGATCTTGGCAGAGTCTGTCAAAGCGGCTCTATCAAAGTTGCACAGAACATGATAGTTGAAAAATATTCTCACGTCTTGCATATAGTCAGTTCAGTAATTGGTGAACTTAAATCCGAACTAGGTTACAAATCTGGTGTTGAATTATTCCGTGCCTGCTTTCCTGCTGGTACCTTAAGTGGCGCGCCAAAAGTAGAAGCCATCAAAATCATTGCCAAACTAGAGAAAGAAGCCAGAGGACCCTATGGTGGTGGTATTGGGTATTTTGGACTAGACGGGTTGGTGGATGTCGCTATTATAATAAGAACCATGATTATCGAAAACAATAAAATCACCCTGCAAGCTGGTGGTGGTGTAGTCGCTGATTCCCTGCCAGAAAGCGAGTTACAAGAGACTTATAACAAAGCTGGAGCCTTAATTAAGGTGGTAGAATTGGCGAGCTAA
- a CDS encoding bifunctional nuclease family protein, translating into MMEMFVTGVALDARTNIPLVILNDDERKYTLPIWIGQAEAQAIARGLTGAETERPMTHDLMVDLIDSLEAEVDSIEINSYEESTFFASIIITDKSGNNLAIDARPSDAISIALRLEASIFVSEKILEEVCGELQALHDSEDKIEPIADPEARKEFKEFLKNVKASDFSLDRSNGNGFDFE; encoded by the coding sequence ATGATGGAAATGTTTGTCACGGGCGTAGCCCTCGATGCAAGAACGAACATACCGCTGGTTATTCTAAACGATGACGAGCGCAAATATACTTTGCCAATCTGGATTGGTCAGGCTGAGGCGCAGGCAATCGCACGCGGACTTACTGGTGCTGAAACAGAACGACCAATGACTCATGATTTGATGGTTGACCTAATTGATTCACTTGAAGCAGAAGTTGACTCCATCGAAATTAATTCATACGAAGAATCCACCTTTTTTGCTTCTATAATTATTACCGACAAAAGCGGCAACAATCTTGCGATTGACGCAAGACCTAGTGATGCAATTTCAATTGCCCTAAGACTTGAAGCTTCTATTTTTGTGTCTGAAAAAATCCTCGAAGAAGTTTGTGGTGAGCTTCAAGCTCTTCATGATAGCGAAGACAAAATTGAACCTATTGCTGATCCTGAGGCGCGCAAAGAATTCAAAGAATTCTTGAAAAACGTTAAAGCCTCTGATTTTAGTTTAGATAGAAGTAATGGTAATGGCTTTGATTTTGAGTAA